The Myxococcales bacterium genome has a segment encoding these proteins:
- a CDS encoding HEAT repeat domain-containing protein, with translation MGMITKVHRWGRPALFLVLLLGNLGTTGCDDPNDPKTWAKKLDSLRTRKEALDNLARMEPEKARVALPQLRALFEETKDPNHLRAIARLQDSSTEDLFVAQLAYDSDDFENALVAAGFLGDMKAKSATAALAKAVDKTLPIKSRANQVRLAAIKALAHIGDPAATPSLTKVLTTSADEQDFLLNKTAALALAEIKDPAAIPALLQGLFMTGRGSNVFQECRLALVRIGAPSVAPLVALLTGKNEDVNKMAKALKFDEYSPGVVPWKAAWVLGDLRAEQSVSALLAILERPKAGPEHAEALLSLGKIGTPKAVDALLDVLRDGKRDWQLRAAASSGLFMAGATRAVPALFEVAKSGYVTIDGEKASNLRASAAVDFARLAGKDQYDAFKELFEKETEAQGVFGEALDRMQVARECDADLACYGKALSDPSPARAEKAAIAIGLSGDASKGIPLLLAALKPVKTLQQDHFVAHHAMLLALARLAQAPCKECTTKLEEQIEADRSAVRLPGAVQQLGESQVTLALIENRK, from the coding sequence ATGGGCATGATCACGAAGGTGCATCGCTGGGGCCGGCCGGCCCTGTTCCTGGTCCTGCTGTTGGGCAACCTCGGCACGACGGGTTGTGACGATCCGAACGACCCGAAAACCTGGGCGAAGAAGCTCGACAGCCTGCGCACCCGCAAGGAGGCCCTGGACAATCTGGCCCGCATGGAGCCGGAAAAGGCGCGTGTCGCCCTGCCCCAGCTGCGCGCCCTGTTCGAGGAGACGAAGGACCCGAACCACCTCCGCGCCATCGCGCGCCTTCAGGATTCCTCGACCGAGGACCTGTTCGTGGCCCAGCTCGCGTACGATTCGGACGACTTCGAGAACGCTCTCGTGGCAGCGGGCTTTCTGGGCGACATGAAGGCCAAGAGCGCCACTGCGGCACTCGCCAAGGCCGTGGACAAGACGCTGCCGATCAAGTCTCGCGCGAATCAGGTGCGGCTTGCGGCCATCAAGGCGCTGGCCCACATCGGCGATCCCGCGGCGACGCCCTCGCTCACCAAGGTGCTCACCACGTCCGCCGACGAGCAGGACTTCCTCCTCAACAAGACTGCGGCCCTGGCACTGGCCGAGATCAAGGACCCCGCCGCGATACCCGCCCTCTTGCAGGGACTCTTCATGACGGGCCGGGGTAGCAACGTTTTTCAAGAGTGCCGCCTGGCGTTGGTGCGCATCGGCGCGCCGTCCGTGGCGCCCCTCGTGGCGCTGCTGACGGGGAAGAACGAAGACGTCAACAAGATGGCCAAGGCGCTCAAGTTCGACGAGTACTCGCCGGGCGTCGTGCCCTGGAAGGCCGCGTGGGTGCTGGGAGATCTTCGCGCCGAGCAGTCCGTCTCGGCCCTGCTCGCCATCCTCGAGCGGCCCAAGGCCGGCCCCGAACACGCCGAGGCCCTCCTTAGCCTCGGCAAGATCGGCACACCGAAGGCGGTCGACGCCCTCCTGGACGTGCTGAGGGACGGCAAACGGGACTGGCAGTTGCGCGCAGCCGCCTCGAGTGGGCTCTTCATGGCGGGCGCCACCCGGGCCGTACCGGCGCTCTTCGAGGTGGCGAAGAGCGGCTACGTCACCATCGACGGAGAGAAAGCGTCGAATCTACGGGCCTCGGCTGCCGTCGATTTCGCGCGGCTTGCGGGCAAAGATCAATACGACGCCTTCAAGGAGCTGTTCGAGAAGGAAACCGAAGCGCAAGGCGTCTTCGGCGAGGCGCTCGATCGCATGCAAGTGGCACGAGAGTGCGACGCCGACCTTGCGTGTTACGGCAAAGCGCTGTCCGATCCTTCGCCGGCGCGTGCGGAGAAGGCGGCGATCGCCATCGGGTTGTCGGGCGACGCTTCCAAAGGCATTCCCCTCCTGCTTGCGGCCCTCAAGCCGGTCAAGACCCTGCAACAGGACCACTTCGTGGCCCATCACGCGATGCTGCTGGCGTTGGCCCGGCTTGCACAAGCACCCTGCAAGGAGTGCACGACCAAGCTCGAGGAACAGATCGAAGCCGATCGCAGCGCCGTTCGTTTGCCCGGGGCGGTTCAGCAGTTGGGCGAAAGCCAGGTGACCCTGGCTCTCATCGAAAACAGGAAGTGA
- a CDS encoding site-specific integrase — protein sequence MPDDNTTPRRAPRKRRASKRDFGSVVSTGTPTAPSFTVRWVEGGRRRGRRGFRTKTEAQAFLAKVRVAAESGLLDAHRAGETTLADVGREWLRTHSKPKLRSHEDNVQRWGLVVQHFGERLAVNELTHGRIVDFREWLSKGRAAPTVNRVLALLRSVLNFAVSAGYLQTSPIARFRRGSYMLAERPAKLRPPLETPHEAAKLLAYLRQTAPGWYPIAGFLMLTGARRGEAAGLQWGDVDPSRRVVTIRRSFDALPKSGKGRVVPMTSELATILEEHLATSRKTKPGDLVFPHPDTGKPLPRDAWHLNTLLERACEALGLQRMTVHDLRHGFASLWVMAGGSLLDLQKTLGHSSANLTASVYAHLATEHLVTEANRRMTLGLERAHLASVEDAGTVHKRHRSDTPSSESDPAKTLRQGELSKNSG from the coding sequence ATGCCCGACGACAATACCACGCCACGCCGCGCGCCGCGAAAGCGCAGGGCTTCGAAACGAGACTTTGGCTCGGTCGTTTCGACCGGCACGCCCACTGCGCCCAGCTTTACGGTTCGCTGGGTCGAGGGCGGACGCCGCCGCGGGCGGCGCGGGTTCAGGACGAAGACCGAAGCCCAGGCGTTCTTGGCCAAGGTCCGCGTTGCGGCTGAGTCTGGCCTGCTCGATGCCCACCGGGCCGGCGAAACGACCCTGGCCGATGTCGGCCGCGAGTGGTTACGCACACACTCGAAGCCCAAGCTGCGCTCTCACGAGGACAACGTTCAGCGCTGGGGGCTGGTGGTCCAGCACTTCGGCGAGCGCCTGGCCGTGAACGAGCTCACCCACGGGCGCATCGTGGACTTCCGCGAGTGGCTCTCGAAGGGTCGCGCCGCCCCGACGGTCAACAGGGTGTTGGCGCTCTTGCGAAGCGTCCTGAACTTCGCGGTGTCCGCTGGGTATCTCCAAACGAGCCCCATCGCTCGCTTCCGACGCGGCTCGTACATGCTCGCCGAGCGCCCGGCCAAGCTGCGCCCGCCGCTTGAGACCCCCCACGAAGCGGCCAAGCTCCTGGCCTACCTCAGGCAAACGGCGCCCGGGTGGTACCCCATCGCGGGGTTCTTGATGCTCACTGGGGCCCGCAGAGGCGAAGCCGCTGGGCTTCAGTGGGGCGACGTCGACCCATCCCGCAGGGTGGTGACGATCCGTCGCTCGTTCGACGCGCTGCCCAAGTCTGGCAAGGGCCGCGTTGTCCCGATGACGTCCGAGCTGGCGACCATCCTCGAAGAGCACCTGGCCACCAGCCGCAAGACCAAGCCCGGCGATCTGGTGTTCCCTCACCCGGACACCGGCAAGCCCTTGCCACGCGACGCCTGGCACCTGAACACGCTCCTGGAACGAGCCTGCGAAGCCCTGGGGCTTCAGCGGATGACGGTCCACGACCTTCGGCATGGGTTCGCGTCGTTGTGGGTGATGGCTGGCGGAAGCCTCCTGGACCTTCAGAAGACCTTGGGCCACTCCAGCGCCAACCTAACCGCTTCGGTCTACGCCCACCTGGCCACAGAGCACCTGGTGACCGAGGCGAATCGACGGATGACCCTGGGGCTCGAGCGCGCTCACTTGGCGTCCGTCGAAGATGCCGGCACCGTGCACAAGCGACACAGAAGCGACACACCTTCGAGTGAATCGGACCCCGCGAAAACGCTGCGTCAGGGTGAATTGTCCAAGAATTCCGGGTAG
- a CDS encoding helix-turn-helix domain-containing protein, which yields MTPATLPRLLPLDEVARLTNVSRSWWYQAVRRGEIDAVRIGRRVLVAETVLSRWVESRSTAGAQPETGGAR from the coding sequence ATGACACCCGCCACACTGCCCCGGTTGCTGCCGCTCGACGAAGTGGCGCGCCTCACGAACGTGTCGAGGTCCTGGTGGTATCAGGCCGTTCGACGGGGCGAAATCGATGCCGTGCGCATCGGAAGGCGCGTGTTGGTTGCCGAGACCGTGCTGAGCCGATGGGTCGAGTCTCGCAGCACTGCCGGCGCCCAGCCCGAGACCGGGGGCGCCCGATGA
- a CDS encoding MotA/TolQ/ExbB proton channel family protein has protein sequence MTFLKLLADAFHEGGWGMWPILAMLTLTVSIVVERAVYLRKAVIDKEKLVSLLRQQISQSNIQGAIKVCSGNATPMTRIVQAGLMRANRSDEEIASAMDEAGLRELPLIEKRTGYLAMLGNLATLAGLLGTISGLIKSFAGVAGVDPSQKATLLSKGISEAMNCTAFGLFTGIVGLATYAWLNGKTQNILDDIAEVRKNVANMLASAKAAARG, from the coding sequence ATGACCTTTCTCAAGCTATTGGCCGATGCCTTCCACGAGGGTGGATGGGGTATGTGGCCAATCCTCGCAATGCTGACGCTCACGGTCTCGATCGTGGTCGAACGCGCCGTATACCTGCGCAAGGCCGTCATCGACAAGGAGAAGCTGGTCTCCCTCCTGCGCCAGCAGATCTCCCAGTCGAACATCCAGGGTGCCATCAAGGTCTGCTCGGGCAACGCCACGCCCATGACCCGCATCGTTCAGGCGGGTCTGATGCGCGCCAATCGGTCCGACGAAGAGATCGCGTCTGCCATGGACGAAGCCGGGCTGCGCGAGCTTCCCCTCATCGAGAAGCGTACGGGGTACCTGGCGATGCTGGGCAACCTCGCCACCTTGGCAGGTTTGTTGGGAACCATTTCGGGCCTCATCAAGTCGTTCGCAGGCGTGGCCGGTGTGGACCCGTCACAAAAGGCCACCTTGCTCTCGAAGGGCATTTCGGAGGCGATGAACTGCACCGCTTTCGGGTTGTTCACGGGCATCGTGGGTCTCGCTACCTACGCATGGCTCAACGGCAAGACCCAAAACATCCTCGACGACATCGCCGAGGTCAGGAAGAACGTGGCCAACATGCTGGCGAGCGCCAAAGCCGCTGCACGCGGTTGA
- the queF gene encoding preQ(1) synthase, producing the protein MRSPSRELETFPNPNPDRDYTISFETDEFTCLCPKTGQPDFATIRVEYVPDRQCVELKSWKLYLWWYRDQGGFHEAVTNKILDDLVAATRPRWARIEGDFNVRGGIHTVVVASYDAEDDAPRDDKRKPKHR; encoded by the coding sequence ATGCGTTCCCCCTCACGTGAGCTCGAAACGTTTCCGAATCCAAATCCAGACCGGGACTACACCATCTCGTTCGAGACCGACGAATTCACCTGCCTGTGTCCCAAGACCGGGCAGCCGGACTTCGCCACCATCCGGGTGGAGTACGTTCCCGACCGCCAGTGTGTCGAACTGAAATCCTGGAAGCTTTACCTGTGGTGGTATCGCGACCAGGGTGGCTTTCACGAGGCCGTGACCAACAAGATCCTGGACGACCTGGTCGCGGCCACCCGCCCGCGCTGGGCCCGCATCGAAGGCGACTTCAACGTTCGAGGGGGGATCCACACGGTGGTGGTGGCTTCCTACGACGCGGAAGACGACGCGCCCCGGGACGACAAGCGCAAGCCGAAGCACCGCTAG
- a CDS encoding biopolymer transporter ExbD, which yields MSVSVDTGGKSGKKSVSADLNLVPYIDLLTCMVSFLLITAVWTQLARLEVQQKSQSAAGQVDPSEIKTKIMVMVDQEGYNVVEDENSKRIQKKGDDYAYEDLLTELKRLKEAHPDKNDIQVASEDSIKFDILVKTMDAALSARYPDISLIDSSSGGGL from the coding sequence ATGAGCGTTTCTGTAGATACGGGGGGTAAAAGCGGGAAGAAGTCGGTTTCGGCCGACCTCAACCTGGTGCCCTACATCGACCTGCTCACATGTATGGTCTCGTTCCTCCTCATCACGGCGGTGTGGACGCAGCTGGCGCGGCTGGAAGTTCAGCAGAAGTCGCAGAGTGCAGCTGGCCAGGTAGACCCAAGCGAGATCAAGACCAAAATCATGGTCATGGTCGACCAAGAGGGCTACAACGTGGTGGAGGACGAGAACTCGAAGCGCATCCAGAAAAAGGGTGACGACTACGCCTACGAGGACCTTCTGACCGAGCTCAAGCGGCTCAAAGAAGCGCACCCCGACAAGAACGACATCCAGGTCGCCTCTGAAGACTCCATCAAGTTCGACATCCTGGTGAAGACCATGGATGCGGCCTTGTCGGCACGCTACCCGGACATCTCGCTGATCGACAGCAGTTCGGGCGGCGGCCTGTGA
- a CDS encoding biopolymer transporter ExbD translates to MPIHAPHSQLYRSIKLETVSTKLSHGGRKSVSEALNLVAYIDMMTMLVIFLLMSFSATGEIMFVQKNLVLPDAQNWRDLERAPVVGVTQDVVMLDGQQVATGEELLRDSATGDAKITELHDRLVTLKNNYKLTHPNEDFPGIVILQADKAVEFKALKKILYTAAVAGYQNLNFAVNPKSQAAAALPE, encoded by the coding sequence ATGCCCATTCATGCTCCACATTCCCAACTGTATCGGTCGATCAAGCTCGAGACCGTCAGCACCAAACTTTCGCACGGCGGACGCAAGTCGGTCTCGGAAGCCCTGAACCTGGTGGCCTACATCGACATGATGACCATGCTGGTCATTTTCTTGCTCATGTCCTTCTCGGCCACGGGGGAGATCATGTTCGTGCAGAAGAACCTCGTTCTGCCCGATGCCCAAAACTGGCGCGACCTGGAACGCGCGCCGGTGGTGGGCGTCACCCAGGACGTGGTCATGCTCGACGGCCAGCAGGTTGCCACGGGCGAAGAGCTGCTGCGCGACTCGGCCACGGGCGATGCCAAGATTACCGAGCTGCACGACCGTTTGGTCACGCTGAAGAACAACTACAAGTTGACCCACCCCAACGAGGACTTTCCCGGGATCGTGATCCTCCAGGCCGACAAGGCCGTGGAATTCAAGGCCCTCAAAAAGATCCTCTACACGGCAGCGGTCGCGGGTTATCAGAACCTCAACTTCGCCGTGAATCCCAAGAGCCAGGCCGCAGCGGCCCTTCCGGAGTAA
- a CDS encoding MotA/TolQ/ExbB proton channel family protein codes for MRFILDMFEEGGWGMYPILIMLIMIVAICVDRVMVLSRSKVDVNKLMGTIKAQIVQGNVRGAVSTCEQQRTPLTKIIAAGLRRAGGTEHDIQQAMDEEALRQLPAVEKRTGYLAMLGNLATLAGLLGTISGLIKSFASVAGVDPSLKATMLSRGISEAMNCTAFGLFTGILGLATFAWLNGKTQVILDGINQGSVEALNLAVAGRDAAAHHQAQG; via the coding sequence ATGCGATTCATCCTTGATATGTTCGAAGAGGGCGGCTGGGGCATGTACCCGATCTTGATCATGCTCATCATGATCGTGGCCATTTGCGTGGACCGCGTGATGGTGCTTTCCCGCTCCAAGGTGGACGTGAACAAGCTCATGGGCACCATCAAGGCCCAAATCGTCCAGGGCAACGTGCGCGGCGCCGTCAGCACCTGCGAGCAGCAGCGCACGCCCCTCACGAAAATCATCGCCGCGGGCCTGCGCCGCGCCGGAGGGACCGAACACGACATCCAGCAGGCCATGGACGAAGAAGCCCTTCGCCAGTTGCCCGCGGTGGAGAAGCGCACCGGCTACCTGGCGATGCTGGGCAACCTTGCCACGCTGGCCGGCCTCCTGGGAACGATTTCGGGTCTCATCAAATCGTTCGCATCCGTGGCAGGTGTGGACCCCAGCCTGAAGGCGACGATGCTCTCCCGCGGTATCTCGGAGGCCATGAACTGCACGGCCTTCGGTCTCTTCACCGGTATCCTGGGCCTGGCCACCTTCGCCTGGCTCAACGGAAAAACGCAGGTCATTCTCGACGGCATCAACCAAGGCAGCGTGGAAGCGCTCAACCTCGCTGTGGCTGGCCGCGACGCCGCCGCCCACCACCAGGCCCAGGGCTAA